From a region of the Pristis pectinata isolate sPriPec2 chromosome 2, sPriPec2.1.pri, whole genome shotgun sequence genome:
- the LOC127582169 gene encoding sorting nexin-18-like, producing MALQARALYDFQSENVGEISVREDEVLTVYSEHDIEGWLEGANSRGERGLFPASYVQILRGGGGSSGGGGDAEPPASRYANVPGGGSYDPPAVKAVLPPPQAQPQPPGGFPLPSCPVVSTFCPPPLVQPGVGVGLGGLQQQPSGSGDDDDWDDDWDDNSTVADEPLSAAGMGGGGGGGGGYSDFDGTGRYKVSMGTGNRAASGSVSSAASAKSTATVGRNLNRFSTFVKSGGEAFILGEAAGFVKDGDKICVVLGPHGPEWQENPYPFSCSIDEPTKQTKFKGIKSYISYRLVPSHTQSQVNRRYKHFDWLYGRLVEKFPVISVPHIPEKQATGRFEEDFISKRKKGLILWMNHMTSHPVLARCDVFQHFLTCNDEKAWKQGKRKAEKDDMVGANFFLTLSTPPTPLDLQEVESRVDGFKAFTKRMDESVFQLSHTANEFARKQVVGFKKEYQKVGTSFRLLSQAFEMDQQSFSVGLNRAIAFTGDVYDAIGELFAEQPKQDIDPIVDLLALYQGHLTNFPDIIHVQKGALTKVKESNRHVEEGKMELHQADGVRERCDTISFATLAEIHHFHTIRVSDFKTQMQQFLKQQIHFYQKVTQKLEEALQKYDGV from the exons atGGCGCTCCAGGCTCGGGCTCTGTACGATTTCCAGAGCGAGAACGTGGGCGAGATCTCGGTGCGGGAGGATGAGGTGCTGACCGTCTACAGCGAGCACGACATCGAGGGCTGGCTGGAGGGAGCCAACAGCCGCGGCGAGCGGGGCCTCTTCCCGGCCTCCTACGTGCAGATCCTACGGGGTGGTGGCGGCagcagcggcggcggcggcgaCGCCGAGCCCCCCGCCTCCCGTTACGCCAACGTGCCCGGCGGCGGCAGCTACGACCCCCCGGCGGTGAAGGCAGTATTGCCGCCGCCCCAGGCCCAACCCCAGCCCCCCGGCGGTTTCCCGCTGCCCTCCTGCCCCGTCGTCAGCACTTTCTGCCCGCCGCCCCTGGTGCAGCCCGGGGTCGGGGTCGGCCTCGGGGGGCTGCAGCAACAGCCGTCGGGCAGCGGCGACGACGACGACTGGGACGATGACTGGGACGATAACTCGACGGTGGCGGACGAGCCGTTGTCGGCGGCCGGGATGGGGGGCGGCGGTGGAGGGGGAGGCGGCTACTCGGATTTCGACGGGACCGGCCGCTATAAAGTGAGCATGGGGACGGGCAACCGGGCCGCCTCGGGCTCCGTCTCGTCGGCCGCCTCCGCCAAGAGCACGGCCACGGTGGGCAGGAACCTCAACCGCTTCTCCACCTTCGTTAAGTCGGGCGGCGAGGCGTTCATCCTGGGAGAGGCGGCCGGCTTCGTCAAGGATGGCGACAAGATCTGCGTGGTGTTGGGCCCGCACGGCCCCGAGTGGCAGGAGAACCCCTACCCCTTCTCCTGCTCCATCGACGAGCCCACCAAGCAGACCAAGTTCAAGGGTATCAAGAGCTACATCTCCTACCGCCTGGTACCCAGCCACACCCAGAGCCAAGTCAACCGGCGCTACAAGCACTTCGACTGGCTGTACGGGCGCTTGGTGGAGAAGTTCCCCGTCATCTCGGTGCCTCACATCCCCGAGAAGCAAGCCACGGGCCGCTTCGAGGAAGACTTCATCTCCAAGCGCAAGAAGGGACTGATCCTGTGGATGAACCACATGACGAGCCACCCGGTGCTCGCACGCTGCGAcgtcttccagcacttcctcaCCTGCAACGACGAGAAGGCTTGGAAGCAGGGCAAGCGCAAAGCCGAGAAGGACGACATGGTGGGCGCCAACTTCTTCCTGACTCTCAGTACCCCGCCCACCCCCCTGGACCTGCAGGAGGTAGAGAGCAGGGTGGACGGTTTCAAAGCGTTCACCAAGAGGATGGATGAGAGCGTGTTCCAGCTCAGTCACACtgccaacgagtttgccaggaaGCAGGTAGTGGGCTTTAAGAAAGAATACCAGAAAGTCGGCACCTCTTTCCGATTGCTCAGCCAAGCTTTCGAGATGGACCAGCAGTCCTTCTCGGTTGGACTCAATCGTGCCATCGCATTTACTGGAGACGTGTACGATGCTATAGGAGAACTTTTTGCAGAACAGCCTAAACAAGATATAGACCCTATCGTGGACTTGTTAGCGCTTTACCAGGGGCACCTGACCAACTTTCCTGATATTATCCACGTCCAGAAAG GTGCTCTCACCAAAGTAAAGGAGAGTAACCGACATGTGGAAGAAGGGAAGATGGAGCTACATCAGGCAGATGGGGTCCGTGAACGTTGTGACACTATTTCCTTCGCCACATTAGCAGAAATTCACCATTTTCACACTATTCGTGTGTCAGACTTCAAGACACAAATGCAGCAGTTTCTTAAGCAGCAGATTCATTTTTACCAGAAGGTGACTCAAAAATTGGAGGAGGCCTTGCAAAAGTATGACGGTGTTTAA